Proteins co-encoded in one Sporosarcina sp. FSL K6-1522 genomic window:
- a CDS encoding YxcD family protein, with product MEKLIIPEQDVINAICFYHARKKYVLPEQVEVELMYEDDRGFSAEAYVNGQQQFFDTADMIAALRLWLKEFLNEDPFAAAIKLVLDDEAGIIAEVQ from the coding sequence ATGGAAAAACTAATCATCCCTGAGCAAGATGTGATAAATGCGATTTGCTTTTATCATGCCCGCAAAAAGTATGTCTTACCTGAACAAGTCGAAGTGGAGCTGATGTATGAAGATGATCGGGGATTTTCTGCGGAAGCTTACGTCAACGGACAACAGCAATTCTTCGACACAGCAGATATGATTGCGGCATTGCGTCTTTGGCTGAAAGAGTTTTTAAACGAAGACCCTTTCGCTGCCGCCATAAAATTAGTATTAGATGACGAAGCAGGCATTATTGCAGAAGTTCAATAA